From a region of the Campylobacter showae genome:
- a CDS encoding rhodanese-like domain-containing protein: protein MRKILLLGAAAAMAFAEISTIQVSPEAIKNYEQIVDIRTPAEWMETGVIKGAKTITFNATDKEGFLNELKANVDLKKPVALICRSGRRSAAAAMMIDSPELNIINLDGGMGSLINQGYETVPYQK from the coding sequence ATGAGAAAAATTTTACTTTTAGGAGCGGCTGCTGCAATGGCTTTTGCGGAAATTTCTACGATTCAAGTTAGTCCCGAGGCGATCAAAAACTACGAGCAAATCGTTGATATCAGGACGCCTGCTGAATGGATGGAAACGGGCGTGATAAAGGGTGCAAAGACTATCACTTTTAACGCAACCGATAAAGAAGGGTTTTTGAACGAGCTAAAAGCCAATGTCGATCTAAAAAAACCCGTCGCGCTAATATGCAGAAGCGGACGCAGAAGCGCTGCGGCAGCGATGATGATAGATTCGCCGGAGCTAAATATAATAAATCTTGACGGCGGCATGGGCAGCCTCATAAATCAAGGCTACGAAACCGTGCCGTATCAAAAATAA
- a CDS encoding CinA family protein, whose product MKNALLIIGEDIGVNAPFLDYIFCAYKRHFGELGEFRFVSKSDKELPFIIEHLCARSDSLCIYASSQNCSVAAKILATLSGDILELKSPQMLAPSRAEKFSDDGFLIKLNQTYVNLLKADANQKLPAIDIKTQRDFGYFHLVDIDEESAKILLEPLAKTYEVQIYSSQILSNLALIRVEANKFGQTSGFINGAKNLFSGKFFEGEDVAAHVARVLTSSGLKLTFAESCTAGLAAAKFGAFAGVSAAFNGSLVTYANKMKRDWLGVSDEILQAYGAVSEQCVMAMLKGALKASESDFSLAISGIAGPDGGSDAKPVGTVFVGAYAKDGERIIERLNLNGDRNYIREQSALAAYVCLLKLKPKLFLA is encoded by the coding sequence GTGAAAAACGCACTACTGATCATCGGCGAAGATATCGGCGTAAACGCGCCTTTTTTAGATTATATTTTTTGCGCTTACAAGCGGCATTTCGGCGAGCTGGGCGAGTTTAGGTTCGTTAGCAAAAGCGACAAGGAATTGCCGTTTATCATCGAGCATCTTTGCGCGCGTTCGGACAGTCTTTGTATCTACGCGTCGAGTCAAAACTGCTCCGTCGCGGCTAAAATTTTAGCTACGTTAAGCGGCGATATTTTGGAGCTAAAATCCCCGCAAATGCTAGCTCCGAGTAGGGCTGAAAAATTTAGCGACGACGGCTTTTTGATCAAACTAAATCAAACTTACGTAAATTTACTAAAGGCCGACGCGAACCAAAAACTGCCTGCCATAGATATCAAAACGCAGCGAGATTTCGGCTATTTTCACCTGGTTGATATCGACGAGGAGAGTGCGAAAATCCTGCTCGAACCGCTGGCAAAAACTTACGAAGTGCAGATTTATTCGTCTCAAATTTTGTCGAATTTGGCGTTAATCAGAGTAGAGGCGAACAAATTCGGCCAAACTAGCGGCTTTATAAACGGCGCGAAAAATCTCTTTTCGGGCAAATTTTTTGAAGGCGAAGACGTCGCGGCTCACGTAGCGCGCGTACTTACGTCAAGCGGGCTGAAGCTTACCTTTGCCGAGTCTTGCACTGCGGGGCTTGCCGCGGCAAAATTCGGCGCTTTTGCGGGGGTTTCTGCGGCATTTAACGGCTCGCTAGTAACCTACGCAAATAAGATGAAGCGCGACTGGCTAGGCGTTAGCGATGAGATTTTACAAGCATACGGCGCGGTGAGCGAGCAGTGCGTGATGGCGATGCTAAAAGGCGCTCTAAAGGCGAGCGAATCGGATTTTTCTCTAGCTATCAGCGGTATTGCGGGGCCTGACGGCGGTAGCGATGCAAAGCCCGTGGGGACGGTATTTGTAGGAGCTTACGCAAAGGACGGCGAGCGTATCATCGAGAGGCTAAATTTAAACGGAGATCGCAACTACATAAGAGAGCAAAGCGCGCTGGCTGCGTATGTTTGCTTGCTAAAGCTAAAGCCGAAGCTGTTTTTGGCGTAA
- the ileS gene encoding isoleucine--tRNA ligase — MDYKDTLLLPNTEFPMRGNLPENEPKRLKSWFDDRKIYEKMKAKRQKAAKSFTLHDGPPYANGNIHIGHALNKTLKDIIAKTHYFFGENVRFTPGWDCHGLPIEQQVEVKLGDKKKSLSKTQIRELCREHAREFIDVQKESFKQLGVASDWDDPYLTMKFKFEAEIYKTLCKVAKRGLLIERSKPVYWSWAARSALAEAEVEYEDKEDYSIYVAFKLGEEAAAKIGAKDAHAVIWTTTPWTLPANQAISLNPNEIYVLTAENLIFAKEMLGELEKEGLTKGEILKEFAAAELENLYAVNPLNGRKSLFILGDHVTMDGGTGLVHTAPGHGEDDYHVSLKYGIEVIMPVDEGGLYDETLKAKKLFPDGIADELIGMHIFKTNEKILELLGSNLLKVSKFVHSYPFCWRTHKPVIYRATKQWFIAMDEPKIEGKTLREVALKELENVKFYPASGVKRIGSMIENRPDWCISRQRDWGVPIAFFRHKDTKEPIFDDEILDNVAAIFEQKGADAWWDSEIKDLLPANCKYDPQNLEKVMDILDVWFDSGSTWAAVLKSGDYDAGSYPSDMYLEGSDQHRGWFQSSLLLSCAAQGRAPYRSVLTHGFTVDENGQKMSKSKGNVVAPADVAKTYGVEILRLWVALSDYSSDLKISENILKQVSEQYRKIRNTIRFLLANVNDLEDIETSNFNILDRWILSRAKKAFDEAETAFRNYDFSKGFSLLMNFLSADLSGIYLDICKDRLYCDAKDSDTRRSAQSAMALITRALLPLIAPTLTYTVDEVMDYAPEIIKNGAADAFDLEYAPLEFEFNVDDELLVASREKFFELIDVLKKDKKIKSTLELVLQTSSNLILSEDINEISDWYMVSDVQSLDGSDSLAEFDVGNDKFKLVLSMRHKCPRCWKFTAKHDGETCPRCEKVLKNV; from the coding sequence ATGGATTACAAAGATACATTATTGCTTCCAAACACCGAATTTCCCATGCGCGGCAACCTGCCGGAAAACGAACCCAAACGCTTAAAATCGTGGTTTGACGATAGAAAAATCTACGAAAAAATGAAAGCTAAAAGACAAAAAGCCGCTAAAAGCTTCACTCTGCACGACGGCCCTCCATACGCCAACGGCAACATCCACATCGGACACGCGCTAAACAAAACCCTAAAAGACATCATCGCAAAAACGCACTATTTCTTCGGCGAAAACGTGAGATTTACGCCGGGCTGGGACTGCCACGGACTACCGATCGAGCAGCAAGTCGAGGTAAAACTGGGCGATAAGAAAAAAAGCCTCAGCAAAACGCAAATCCGCGAGCTTTGCCGCGAGCACGCCAGAGAGTTTATCGACGTGCAAAAGGAGAGCTTTAAACAGCTAGGCGTCGCCAGCGACTGGGACGATCCGTATCTGACGATGAAATTTAAATTTGAAGCCGAGATTTACAAAACGCTTTGCAAGGTTGCTAAACGCGGACTTTTGATCGAGCGAAGCAAGCCGGTGTACTGGAGCTGGGCGGCTAGAAGCGCTCTAGCCGAGGCAGAGGTTGAGTACGAGGACAAAGAGGACTACAGCATCTACGTCGCGTTTAAGCTAGGCGAAGAAGCCGCGGCGAAAATAGGAGCAAAAGACGCCCACGCGGTTATCTGGACGACTACGCCTTGGACGCTGCCGGCAAACCAAGCCATCTCGCTAAATCCAAATGAAATTTACGTTTTGACGGCTGAAAATTTGATATTTGCCAAAGAGATGCTAGGCGAGCTGGAAAAAGAAGGACTAACTAAGGGCGAAATTTTAAAAGAATTTGCCGCTGCCGAGCTTGAAAACCTGTACGCGGTTAATCCGCTAAACGGCAGAAAATCGCTGTTTATCCTAGGCGATCACGTAACGATGGACGGCGGTACGGGCCTAGTTCACACAGCTCCGGGACACGGCGAGGACGACTACCACGTGAGCCTAAAATACGGCATCGAAGTCATCATGCCCGTCGATGAAGGCGGCCTATACGACGAGACGCTAAAGGCGAAAAAGTTATTTCCAGATGGCATAGCGGACGAGCTAATCGGCATGCATATCTTTAAAACAAACGAGAAAATTTTAGAGCTTTTAGGCTCAAATTTGCTAAAAGTTAGCAAATTTGTCCACTCATATCCATTTTGCTGGAGAACGCACAAGCCGGTCATCTACCGCGCTACCAAGCAGTGGTTTATCGCCATGGACGAGCCAAAAATCGAGGGCAAAACGCTACGAGAAGTCGCGCTAAAAGAGCTTGAAAACGTCAAATTTTACCCTGCAAGCGGCGTAAAAAGGATAGGCTCGATGATAGAAAATCGTCCCGACTGGTGCATCTCGCGCCAACGCGACTGGGGCGTGCCGATAGCGTTTTTTAGGCATAAGGATACCAAAGAGCCGATATTTGACGATGAAATTTTAGATAACGTCGCGGCGATATTTGAGCAAAAAGGCGCGGACGCGTGGTGGGATAGCGAGATTAAGGATCTCTTACCAGCAAACTGTAAATACGATCCGCAAAATTTAGAAAAAGTGATGGATATCCTAGACGTCTGGTTTGACAGCGGCTCGACGTGGGCTGCGGTGCTAAAAAGCGGTGACTACGATGCGGGCAGCTATCCGTCCGATATGTATCTAGAGGGCAGCGATCAGCACAGAGGCTGGTTCCAAAGCTCGCTACTGCTAAGCTGCGCCGCGCAAGGAAGAGCGCCGTATAGAAGCGTGCTCACGCACGGCTTTACCGTCGATGAAAACGGTCAAAAAATGAGTAAAAGCAAGGGCAACGTCGTGGCTCCGGCGGACGTCGCTAAAACCTACGGCGTAGAAATTTTACGCCTTTGGGTTGCGCTTAGCGACTACTCCAGCGACCTAAAAATCAGCGAAAACATCCTAAAACAAGTAAGTGAACAGTACCGAAAAATACGCAATACGATAAGATTTCTACTAGCCAACGTAAACGACCTTGAAGATATCGAAACGTCAAATTTCAACATCCTAGACCGCTGGATACTAAGCCGCGCGAAAAAAGCATTCGACGAGGCCGAAACGGCGTTTAGAAATTACGACTTTTCAAAGGGCTTTAGCCTGCTAATGAACTTCCTAAGCGCGGATTTAAGCGGCATATATCTTGATATCTGCAAAGACCGCCTATACTGCGACGCCAAAGACAGCGACACTCGCCGCTCGGCTCAAAGCGCGATGGCGCTAATCACCAGAGCGCTCCTACCGCTTATCGCTCCGACACTCACGTACACCGTGGACGAGGTGATGGACTATGCGCCCGAGATCATCAAAAACGGCGCGGCGGACGCCTTTGATCTAGAGTACGCGCCGCTAGAGTTTGAGTTCAACGTAGACGACGAGCTACTAGTTGCTAGCCGCGAGAAGTTTTTCGAGCTAATCGACGTACTCAAAAAAGACAAAAAGATAAAATCGACCCTCGAGCTAGTGCTGCAAACCAGCTCAAATTTGATCCTAAGCGAAGACATAAACGAGATCAGCGACTGGTATATGGTTAGCGACGTTCAGAGCCTAGACGGCAGCGACAGCCTAGCCGAATTTGACGTCGGAAACGATAAATTTAAACTAGTTTTATCGATGCGACACAAATGCCCGAGATGTTG